A stretch of Bordetella genomosp. 13 DNA encodes these proteins:
- a CDS encoding carboxymuconolactone decarboxylase family protein, translating to MKRLLSTLTALALAAGISGLAQATTVEARAQRGADVIRHLNKGKEQPALEAMRREFPFLAEATEAYALGDVWSRPGLDDRTRQLVAVATMAALGETGTMRVHAGYALNIGVTEEELKEVIYLVTVPAGFPRAISASQVLAELFEERREAAGE from the coding sequence ATGAAGCGACTGCTGTCCACACTGACTGCGCTGGCGCTGGCCGCCGGCATTTCGGGCCTGGCCCAGGCCACCACCGTCGAAGCCCGCGCCCAGCGCGGCGCGGACGTCATCCGCCACCTGAACAAGGGCAAGGAGCAGCCGGCCCTCGAGGCGATGCGGCGCGAGTTCCCGTTCCTGGCCGAAGCCACGGAAGCCTATGCGCTGGGCGACGTCTGGAGCCGTCCCGGCCTGGACGACCGCACGCGCCAACTGGTCGCCGTGGCCACCATGGCCGCATTGGGCGAGACCGGCACGATGCGCGTGCACGCGGGCTACGCGCTGAACATCGGCGTGACGGAGGAAGAGTTGAAAGAGGTCATCTATCTGGTGACCGTGCCGGCGGGGTTCCCGCGCGCCATCTCGGCATCGCAGGTGCTGGCGGAACTGTTCGAAGAGCGGCGCGAGGCCGCGGGCGAATAG
- a CDS encoding SDR family oxidoreductase produces MSAPSKVILVTGASSGIGDATVRMLAARGHRLVIGARRTDRLQALAETLRAEGGQVEYRALDVTSRADVQAFADFALQRHGRIDVIVNNAGVMPLSPMASLKVDEWDRMIDVNIRGVLHGVAAVLPTMHGQGSGQIINVSSIGGLYVVPTAAVYCATKYAVRAISDGLRQENDKLRVTCVYPGVVESELASTITDETAAEAMRTYRQIALKPEAIAAAIAHVIDQPADVDTSEIVVRPTACV; encoded by the coding sequence ATGTCCGCACCATCCAAAGTCATCCTCGTCACCGGCGCCAGCAGCGGCATCGGAGACGCCACCGTCCGCATGCTCGCCGCCCGCGGCCATCGCCTGGTGATCGGCGCGCGCCGCACCGACCGGCTGCAGGCCCTTGCCGAAACGCTGCGCGCGGAAGGCGGCCAGGTCGAGTATCGCGCCCTGGACGTGACCAGCCGTGCCGACGTGCAGGCCTTCGCCGATTTCGCCCTGCAGCGCCACGGCCGCATCGACGTCATCGTCAACAACGCCGGCGTGATGCCGCTGTCGCCCATGGCCTCGCTGAAGGTCGACGAATGGGACCGGATGATCGACGTGAACATCCGCGGCGTGCTGCATGGCGTGGCCGCCGTACTGCCCACCATGCACGGGCAGGGCAGCGGCCAGATCATCAACGTGTCGTCGATCGGCGGACTGTACGTGGTGCCGACCGCCGCGGTGTATTGCGCCACCAAGTACGCGGTGCGCGCCATCTCGGACGGCCTGCGGCAGGAGAACGACAAGCTGCGCGTGACCTGCGTCTATCCGGGCGTGGTCGAGTCGGAGCTGGCCAGCACCATCACCGACGAGACCGCCGCCGAAGCCATGCGCACCTATCGCCAGATCGCGCTCAAGCCCGAGGCGATCGCCGCCGCGATCGCGCACGTCATCGACCAGCCGGCCGACGTGGACACCAGCGAAATCGTGGTGCGCCCGACGGCCTGCGTGTAA
- a CDS encoding MFS transporter → MTPSPRTSVFPRLGQRYAFVVVAVIFLALLVSAGLRSTPSVLLVPLEEAFGWSRSSISLSAAIGIFFYGLMGPFAAAAMERFGLRRVLITALLVMSASSAASAYMTETWHLLATWGLFSGMASGAVAVVLGATVVNRWFVKRRGLMMGLLTASTATGNLVFLPVLASLAASGDWTRVVWMVAAGALAVVPLAWLLVPDRPADVGLAPYGSEPDAAPSAPALRTGMVAATFGVLRRAAGTRVFWYLFATFFVCGFTTNGLVGTHLIALCGDQGIAEVQAAGLLALMGIFDLVGTTASGWLTDRYDPRKLLFVYYSLRGLSLMYLPYSDFSFYSLSIFAIFYGLDWIATVPPTLRLTTEAFGERDAPVVFGWIVAGHQLGAASAAWMGGFVRQTTGSYLTAFVLAGITGLAAAVIALLVRRRPAAQTQPA, encoded by the coding sequence ATGACTCCCTCCCCTCGTACTTCCGTGTTTCCCCGCCTGGGCCAGCGCTATGCCTTCGTGGTCGTCGCCGTCATCTTCCTCGCGCTGCTGGTGTCCGCCGGGCTGCGATCCACCCCCAGCGTGCTGCTCGTGCCGCTCGAAGAAGCGTTCGGCTGGAGCCGCTCGTCGATTTCGCTGTCGGCGGCCATCGGCATTTTCTTCTATGGACTGATGGGGCCGTTCGCGGCCGCGGCCATGGAGCGATTCGGGCTGCGCCGCGTGCTGATCACCGCCCTGCTGGTGATGTCGGCCTCCAGCGCGGCCAGCGCCTACATGACCGAGACCTGGCACCTGCTCGCCACCTGGGGCCTGTTCTCCGGCATGGCGTCCGGGGCGGTGGCCGTGGTGCTGGGCGCCACCGTGGTCAACCGCTGGTTCGTCAAGCGCCGCGGCCTGATGATGGGCCTGCTGACCGCCAGCACCGCCACCGGCAACCTCGTGTTCCTGCCGGTGCTGGCGTCCCTCGCGGCGTCCGGCGACTGGACCCGCGTGGTGTGGATGGTGGCGGCGGGCGCGCTGGCCGTGGTGCCGCTGGCCTGGCTGCTGGTGCCCGACCGTCCCGCCGACGTGGGCCTGGCGCCCTACGGCAGCGAGCCGGACGCGGCGCCCAGCGCGCCCGCTCTACGCACGGGCATGGTGGCCGCCACATTCGGCGTGCTGCGGCGGGCCGCCGGCACGCGCGTGTTCTGGTACCTGTTCGCCACCTTCTTCGTGTGCGGCTTCACCACCAACGGCCTGGTCGGCACACACCTCATCGCGCTCTGCGGCGACCAGGGCATCGCCGAAGTGCAGGCGGCCGGCCTGCTGGCGCTGATGGGAATCTTCGACCTGGTGGGCACCACCGCCTCGGGCTGGCTGACCGACCGCTACGACCCGCGCAAGCTGCTGTTCGTGTATTACTCGCTGCGCGGGCTCTCGCTGATGTACCTGCCCTATTCCGATTTCTCGTTCTACAGCCTGTCGATTTTCGCGATCTTCTACGGCCTGGACTGGATCGCCACCGTGCCGCCCACGCTACGGCTGACCACCGAGGCCTTCGGCGAGCGCGACGCTCCGGTGGTGTTCGGCTGGATCGTGGCGGGACACCAGCTGGGCGCGGCCAGCGCAGCGTGGATGGGCGGCTTCGTGCGCCAGACCACGGGCAGCTATCTGACGGCCTTCGTGCTGGCGGGCATCACCGGCTTGGCTGCCGCGGTGATCGCGCTGCTGGTCCGGCGCCGGCCCGCAGCGCAGACGCAGCCCGCCTGA
- a CDS encoding AraC family transcriptional regulator: MDQATYIPSARQARMVELLKQLAPTEGYTRSMLEGVLYMRANRPVARTPALYEPSIVLVIQGCKRGFHNGNMYVYDAQHYLVLSVPLPFNTETEASPEAPMLGLALRIDPVMTAELAMGLDEGPARAESAPVALYATRMEDKLSDATLRLLEALASPAEARLLGPSILREITYRVLTGEQGGGLRAAMQQGSSFGRIAKVLRRIHAQYASNLDVSSLADYANLSVPAFHAQFKAVTATSPIQYIKAMRLHEARLMMIRQGVSAASAAGQVGYESPSQFSREFKRMFGRSPSEEARSLKELLALS; this comes from the coding sequence ATGGACCAGGCCACGTATATTCCTTCCGCGCGGCAGGCGCGCATGGTCGAGCTGCTGAAGCAGCTCGCGCCCACCGAGGGCTACACGCGCTCGATGTTGGAAGGCGTGTTGTACATGCGGGCGAACCGGCCGGTGGCGCGCACGCCGGCGCTGTACGAACCGAGCATCGTGCTGGTGATCCAGGGCTGCAAGCGCGGCTTCCACAACGGCAACATGTACGTGTACGACGCCCAGCATTATCTGGTGCTGTCCGTGCCGCTGCCCTTCAACACCGAAACCGAGGCCAGCCCCGAAGCGCCCATGCTGGGGCTGGCGCTGCGCATCGATCCGGTGATGACGGCCGAACTCGCCATGGGCCTGGACGAAGGGCCTGCGCGCGCCGAGTCCGCGCCGGTGGCGCTGTATGCCACTCGCATGGAGGACAAGCTGTCGGACGCCACGCTGCGTCTGCTCGAGGCCCTGGCCTCGCCGGCCGAGGCCCGCCTGCTGGGCCCGTCCATCCTGCGCGAGATCACGTATCGCGTGCTGACCGGCGAGCAGGGCGGCGGCCTGCGCGCGGCCATGCAGCAGGGCAGCAGCTTCGGCAGGATCGCGAAGGTGCTGCGGCGCATCCATGCCCAGTACGCCAGCAACCTCGACGTGAGTTCGCTGGCCGACTACGCCAACCTCAGCGTGCCGGCGTTCCATGCCCAGTTCAAGGCGGTGACCGCCACCTCGCCGATCCAGTACATCAAGGCCATGCGCCTGCACGAGGCGCGCCTGATGATGATCCGCCAAGGCGTCAGCGCGGCCAGCGCCGCCGGCCAGGTCGGCTATGAAAGCCCGTCGCAGTTCAGCCGCGAGTTCAAGCGGATGTTCGGCCGCAGCCCCAGCGAAGAGGCGCGCAGCCTGAAGGAGTTGCTGGCGCTGTCGTAG
- a CDS encoding alpha/beta fold hydrolase: MHNYHFAATERLDIAYLEWNPQGARTAILLHGWPDSPECWKTVAPALADAGHRVLAPALRGFAPTRFRDAATPRSGQLSALGRDLLDFIDALGLERPALIGHDWGARAAANACGLRDGVASHLVMLSVGYGTNDPNQPLALPQARNYWYHWYMATPRGARVVQDERETFTRMMWDTWAPAGWYDPADFDEAARAFQGKDWAEIVLHSYRHRWGFAEGDPAYAGDEARLHPAPVLSVPTLVLHGGADTCNHPDSSKGREAFFQDRYERQVLDGVGHFPQREAGQSVADAILQFCLK, encoded by the coding sequence GTGCACAACTACCACTTCGCTGCGACCGAACGGCTCGACATTGCCTATCTCGAATGGAACCCGCAGGGAGCGCGAACCGCCATCCTGCTGCACGGCTGGCCGGACAGCCCCGAGTGCTGGAAGACCGTCGCCCCAGCGCTTGCCGATGCCGGCCATCGCGTGCTGGCGCCGGCGCTGCGCGGCTTCGCGCCGACGCGGTTCCGTGACGCCGCCACGCCCCGCAGCGGCCAGCTGTCCGCTTTGGGCCGCGACCTGCTCGACTTCATCGACGCGCTGGGGCTGGAGCGCCCGGCGCTGATCGGCCATGACTGGGGCGCACGCGCGGCGGCCAACGCCTGCGGCCTGCGCGATGGCGTGGCTTCGCATCTGGTGATGCTGTCGGTGGGCTACGGCACCAACGATCCGAACCAGCCGCTGGCGCTGCCGCAGGCGCGCAACTACTGGTATCACTGGTACATGGCCACGCCGCGCGGCGCCCGCGTGGTGCAGGACGAGCGCGAGACATTCACCCGGATGATGTGGGACACCTGGGCGCCGGCGGGCTGGTACGACCCCGCCGATTTCGACGAAGCGGCACGCGCATTCCAGGGGAAGGATTGGGCCGAGATCGTGCTGCACTCCTACCGCCACCGCTGGGGCTTCGCCGAGGGCGATCCGGCCTACGCTGGGGATGAGGCGCGCCTGCATCCGGCGCCGGTGCTGTCGGTGCCGACGCTGGTGCTGCACGGTGGCGCCGACACCTGCAACCACCCCGACAGTTCCAAGGGGCGGGAGGCGTTCTTCCAGGACCGCTACGAGCGGCAGGTGCTCGATGGCGTGGGGCATTTCCCGCAGCGCGAAGCGGGGCAATCAGTCGCGGACGCCATCTTGCAGTTCTGCCTGAAGTAA
- a CDS encoding TerC family protein: MIFDWMNDPTAWLGLATLIVLEIVLGIDNLVFIAILADKLPPEQRNRARVIGLTLAMLMRLCLLASIAWVVTLTAPLFTVFGAEISGRDLILIFGGVFLLFKGTMELHERVEGRAHGSTQKVQHAVFWQVILQIIVLDAVFSLDSVITAVGMVQELSIMMIAVVVAMAVMMLASRPLMAFVGRHPTVVILCLGLLLMIGFSLVAEGLGFHVPKGYLYAAIGFSIVVEMCNQLARRNRSRRTQGLTGRQRTAQAVLRLLRGGREGDLHNPVEDVAALVDGVTDAPAFAPEESSLIERVLGLGSRDVRSIMVPRGEMVWLDVKDPTDAVVRKFASGHARLPLCEGDASNVIGVLHFKDVMPKLQAPGPIDLIELARRPHYILETVPVLKVLDELRQSRDHMLIVVDEHGSCEGLVTPLDVLTAVGGELPESSSEAPRATRLEDGAWLVDADMPVEEVRMLLDGADMVQPAQDATLAGALLRVCGRLPEAGEVIEWGGWTFEITRRDGLRIGQVRAARGARADEAEAASAE; the protein is encoded by the coding sequence ATGATTTTCGACTGGATGAACGACCCCACCGCCTGGCTTGGCCTGGCGACGCTGATCGTTCTTGAAATCGTCCTCGGCATCGACAACCTGGTGTTCATCGCCATTCTTGCCGACAAACTGCCGCCCGAGCAGCGCAATCGCGCGCGCGTCATCGGCCTGACGCTGGCCATGCTGATGCGCCTGTGCCTGCTCGCCAGCATCGCCTGGGTGGTGACGCTGACCGCGCCGCTGTTCACCGTGTTCGGCGCAGAGATCTCCGGCCGCGACCTGATCCTCATCTTCGGCGGCGTGTTCCTGTTGTTCAAGGGCACGATGGAACTGCACGAGCGCGTCGAAGGGCGCGCGCACGGCAGCACGCAGAAGGTCCAGCATGCGGTGTTCTGGCAGGTGATCCTGCAGATCATCGTGCTGGATGCCGTGTTCTCGCTGGATTCCGTGATCACGGCCGTCGGCATGGTGCAGGAACTGAGCATCATGATGATCGCCGTGGTGGTTGCCATGGCGGTGATGATGCTGGCCAGCCGTCCGCTGATGGCCTTCGTGGGACGCCATCCCACCGTGGTCATCCTGTGCCTGGGCCTGCTGCTGATGATCGGCTTCAGCCTGGTGGCCGAAGGCCTGGGCTTTCACGTGCCCAAGGGCTATCTGTATGCGGCCATCGGCTTCTCCATCGTGGTCGAGATGTGCAACCAGCTGGCGCGCCGCAATCGCAGCCGCCGCACCCAGGGCCTGACCGGCCGCCAGCGCACCGCCCAGGCCGTGCTGCGTCTGCTGCGCGGCGGCAGGGAAGGCGATTTGCACAATCCCGTCGAGGACGTGGCCGCGCTGGTCGATGGCGTGACCGACGCGCCGGCGTTCGCGCCCGAGGAAAGCAGCCTGATCGAGCGCGTGCTCGGCCTGGGCTCGCGCGACGTGCGCTCGATCATGGTGCCGCGCGGCGAGATGGTGTGGCTGGACGTGAAGGACCCGACGGACGCCGTGGTGCGCAAGTTCGCATCGGGCCACGCCCGGCTGCCGCTGTGCGAGGGCGACGCGTCCAACGTCATCGGCGTGCTGCACTTCAAGGACGTGATGCCGAAGCTGCAGGCGCCCGGCCCCATCGACCTGATCGAACTGGCGCGCAGGCCCCATTACATCCTCGAGACCGTGCCCGTGCTGAAGGTGCTGGACGAACTGCGGCAGTCGCGCGACCACATGCTGATCGTGGTCGACGAGCACGGCAGCTGCGAGGGCCTGGTCACGCCGCTGGATGTGCTGACGGCCGTCGGCGGCGAGCTGCCCGAAAGCAGCAGCGAGGCGCCTCGCGCCACGCGCCTGGAAGACGGCGCGTGGCTGGTGGACGCCGACATGCCGGTGGAGGAAGTGCGAATGCTGCTGGACGGCGCCGACATGGTGCAGCCGGCGCAGGACGCCACGCTGGCCGGTGCGCTGCTGCGAGTATGCGGCCGTCTGCCCGAGGCCGGCGAAGTCATCGAGTGGGGCGGCTGGACCTTCGAGATCACGCGGCGCGAC
- a CDS encoding LysR substrate-binding domain-containing protein, with translation MSTYRDADGPPLETVLLRTFLEIVDSGSFATAAERLALTPSAVSGHMRRLEQITGASLLARTTRRLELTQAGDTLYAYGRNILDLEREARAKLRGTPLRGRLRIGASEDFAGAWLPQVLQRFRQSHPEATVELKVGITASLLRQQERGRLDLVFGKQCSRIEGSGTLLWEEPLVWAYAADQPLTASEPLPLAVFPEPCVYRESAVTALAQTERTWRIVFESSSMAGCLSAARSGFAVTVIADSQRSEGLRVLGSEEGLPALPAARFYAFTSKDSPASAALIEAARRAGQGRFTARALRD, from the coding sequence ATGAGCACATACCGCGACGCCGATGGCCCGCCGCTGGAGACCGTGCTGTTGCGCACCTTCCTCGAGATCGTGGACAGCGGCAGCTTTGCCACTGCCGCCGAGCGGCTGGCGTTGACGCCATCCGCGGTCAGCGGCCACATGCGCCGCCTGGAGCAGATCACCGGTGCCAGCCTGCTGGCCCGCACCACGCGCCGCCTGGAGCTGACCCAGGCCGGCGACACCTTGTATGCCTATGGCCGCAACATCCTCGATCTGGAGCGCGAGGCCCGCGCCAAGCTGCGGGGCACGCCGCTGCGCGGTCGGCTGCGTATAGGCGCCTCGGAGGACTTTGCCGGTGCCTGGCTGCCCCAGGTGCTGCAACGTTTCCGGCAATCGCACCCCGAAGCTACGGTCGAGCTGAAGGTGGGCATCACCGCCAGCCTGCTGCGTCAGCAGGAACGTGGCCGGCTGGATCTTGTTTTCGGCAAGCAATGCAGCCGCATCGAAGGCAGCGGCACGCTGCTATGGGAAGAACCGCTGGTCTGGGCTTATGCGGCGGATCAGCCCCTGACGGCCAGCGAGCCGCTGCCGCTGGCCGTCTTCCCCGAGCCGTGTGTGTACCGCGAGTCGGCCGTGACCGCGTTGGCCCAGACGGAGCGCACCTGGCGCATCGTCTTCGAGAGCAGCAGCATGGCTGGGTGCCTCTCGGCCGCGCGTTCGGGCTTTGCGGTCACCGTCATTGCCGACAGCCAGCGCAGCGAAGGCTTGCGCGTGCTGGGCAGCGAAGAGGGACTGCCCGCCCTGCCGGCGGCGCGCTTCTACGCTTTCACCAGCAAGGACAGCCCGGCCAGCGCGGCGCTGATCGAGGCGGCCCGACGCGCCGGCCAGGGCCGCTTCACTGCGCGCGCGCTTCGGGACTGA
- the amt gene encoding ammonium transporter, whose amino-acid sequence MDKADISWLLVSTLLVLMMAVPGLALFYGGLVRSKNVLSVLMQVLCTFALGIVLWFIYGYSLAFTEGNAFFGGFSRVFFSGMFTPADGTYAMSATLTELLFASFQATFAGITCALIVGSFAERARFSAVLVFTAIWFTFAYVPIAHMVWFISETSPGLLNAQGALDFAGGTVVHINAGVAGLVGAYVVGKRVGYGREAMQPHNMPMTFIGAMLLWVGWFGFNAGSALAANEGATLAFFNTMIATAGAVLAWTLTEWALKGKPSMLGAASGAIAGLVGITPAAGLVGPVGALVIGIAAGVICVWGVNGLKRMLRADDALDVFGVHGVGGIVGALLTGVFNAKALGGPGLDSVGAIAGQVWVQLEGVLLTIVWSGVVAWIAYKVADMLCGLRVPEDQEREGLDVTSHGESAYHS is encoded by the coding sequence ATGGATAAAGCGGATATCTCCTGGTTGCTGGTCTCGACACTGCTGGTGTTGATGATGGCGGTCCCTGGCCTGGCGCTGTTCTACGGCGGCCTGGTGCGCAGCAAGAACGTGCTGTCGGTGCTGATGCAGGTGCTCTGCACTTTCGCCCTCGGCATCGTGCTGTGGTTCATCTACGGCTACTCGCTGGCCTTCACCGAAGGCAACGCCTTCTTCGGCGGTTTCTCGCGAGTGTTCTTCTCAGGCATGTTCACACCGGCCGATGGCACCTACGCCATGTCGGCCACGCTGACCGAGCTGTTGTTCGCTTCCTTCCAGGCCACGTTCGCCGGCATCACCTGCGCGCTGATCGTGGGCAGCTTCGCCGAGCGCGCGCGCTTCTCGGCGGTGCTGGTGTTCACGGCGATCTGGTTCACGTTCGCCTACGTGCCCATCGCCCACATGGTGTGGTTCATTTCCGAAACCTCGCCCGGCCTGCTGAATGCCCAGGGCGCGCTGGACTTCGCCGGCGGCACCGTGGTGCACATCAATGCCGGCGTGGCCGGCCTGGTGGGCGCCTACGTGGTGGGCAAGCGCGTGGGCTACGGCCGCGAAGCCATGCAGCCGCACAACATGCCCATGACCTTCATCGGCGCCATGCTGCTGTGGGTGGGCTGGTTCGGTTTCAACGCCGGCTCGGCGCTGGCCGCCAACGAAGGCGCCACGCTGGCCTTCTTCAACACCATGATCGCCACCGCGGGCGCCGTGCTGGCGTGGACGCTGACCGAATGGGCCCTGAAGGGCAAGCCCTCGATGCTGGGCGCTGCCTCGGGCGCGATCGCCGGCCTGGTCGGCATCACCCCGGCCGCCGGTCTGGTCGGCCCGGTGGGCGCGCTGGTGATCGGCATCGCCGCCGGCGTGATCTGCGTGTGGGGCGTCAACGGCCTGAAGCGCATGCTGCGTGCCGATGATGCGCTGGATGTGTTCGGCGTGCACGGCGTGGGCGGCATCGTCGGCGCCCTGCTGACCGGCGTGTTCAACGCCAAGGCCCTGGGCGGCCCGGGCCTGGACAGCGTGGGCGCCATCGCCGGCCAGGTGTGGGTGCAGCTCGAAGGCGTGCTGCTGACCATCGTGTGGTCGGGTGTGGTGGCCTGGATCGCCTACAAGGTGGCGGACATGCTGTGCGGCCTGCGCGTGCCGGAAGACCAGGAGCGCGAAGGCCTGGACGTCACCAGCCACGGCGAATCCGCCTACCACAGCTGA
- a CDS encoding TetR/AcrR family transcriptional regulator, with amino-acid sequence MSSKTPSTAEARPAPAADRIRRSARELFYHQGIRAVGVDAIVAEAGVTKPSLYRSFSSKDELAAAYLRDYEAEFWARLDQAAAEHPDDPRAQILAYFQGLSQRAARGGSYRGCGLSNAVVEYPEADHPARLVAVAHKRELRTRLVALARDMGARDPDVLGDGLLLLLEGAFVSGQIFGKGGPVVHLREVADRLIAASL; translated from the coding sequence ATGTCGAGCAAAACGCCATCCACTGCCGAGGCCCGGCCGGCGCCGGCAGCCGACCGCATCCGCCGCAGCGCCCGCGAACTGTTCTATCACCAGGGCATACGGGCGGTGGGCGTGGACGCCATCGTGGCGGAGGCCGGCGTCACCAAGCCCAGTCTCTATCGCAGTTTCTCGTCCAAGGACGAGCTGGCCGCGGCTTACCTGCGCGACTACGAGGCCGAGTTCTGGGCGCGCCTGGACCAGGCCGCGGCCGAGCACCCGGACGACCCGCGAGCGCAGATCCTGGCCTACTTCCAGGGGCTGTCGCAGCGCGCCGCGCGTGGCGGCTCGTACCGGGGTTGCGGGCTGAGCAACGCGGTGGTCGAGTATCCCGAGGCGGACCATCCGGCGCGGCTGGTGGCGGTGGCGCACAAGCGCGAACTGCGTACGCGGCTGGTGGCGCTGGCCCGCGACATGGGCGCCCGCGATCCCGACGTGCTGGGCGACGGCCTGCTGCTGCTGCTCGAGGGGGCCTTCGTGTCGGGCCAGATATTCGGCAAGGGCGGTCCGGTGGTGCATCTGCGCGAGGTGGCCGATCGCCTGATCGCGGCAAGCCTGTAG